The Pseudofrankia sp. DC12 region CGGCCGCGCGAACGGTACGACTTCGTCGTCGCGGAGGTGCGCCGGGCGGGGGGGAGGATCGCGGACTCCGCGGTGGCGGCGCTGCTGGACGCGGTCGGCAGCGACCTGCGCGAGCTCGCCTCCGTCTGTGAGCAGCTGGTCGCCGACACCGGCGGTCCGCTCGACGAGGCCGCCGTGCACCGCTTCCACCGCGGCCGCGCCGAGGCCAGTGGCTTCGCCGTCGCCGACGCGGCGATCGGCGGCGACCTCGCGGCCGCGCTCACCCTGCTGCGCCAGGCGTTGGAGTCGGGCACCGCCGCCGTGCTCATCAGCAGTGCGATCACCGGTGGGCTGCGTGATCTCGCCAGGGTCGCGGGCGCTGGGGGTGGCTCGAAGTTCGACCTGGCACGCGCGCTCGGCATGCCGGACTGGAAGGTCGAGAAGGCCCAGCGCTCCGCTCGTTCCTGGTCCGACGACGGCCTCGCTCGCGCGCTGCGCGCCGCGGCGACCGCCGACGCCGGCGTCAAGGGCGGTGCCGCGGATCCCGCCTACGCCCTGGAGACCCTGATCCACACCGTTGTCGAGTCCCGCGGCCGTTCCGGACGCGCCGCGACCGGCGTCGGTGCCCGATGACTGGCCGCCATGAGGCCGGCGGGCCCAGACCCGAAGGCGCGCCGAGCCCTGGTCGCCCGCCCAGGCCCGGCCATGCCCCCAGGCCCGGTGACCTACCAGGCGAGGATCTGGAGCTGGAGGAGGAGCGGGCTGGCTTCGGCTTCCGCATCCTGCCCGCGGGCTGGATGCGCGGTCTGCTGTTCACCGCCACGGCGGTGCTGACGGTCGTCCTCGCCTTGTCCGACCTCACCAGCGCCTGGGTCCTGCTGGCACTCCCCGCCAGCGTCGCCCTGGCCGTCGCGTACCTGGAGACCCTCGACCGCATCACCCGCCCCAGCACGCCGTACGAGTAGCGAGCTGTCCCGCCCACGGCGAGGCCCGTGCGGTGGTGCGCCTCCCCGGCTCCCTTGACGTGCCCGTGCCTGATGGCGCCCGCGAGCGGAACCTGGTCTGTGCGGATCTGGACCAGCCGGACGTCTGGTTCGACCGGGCGGTGGAGCGACCACGATCGACAACGTCCTCGGCGCGTGGTCCCGCCGAGACGGACATACCCTGCGGCCGTTCGACCGCGGGGCCCGCGTCACGGCGGCGGAGACGGGCTAACCGGGGCGGTTGCTCTTGGAGGCGTCGTTGGAGAGGGCGGCGATGAAGGCCTCCTGCGGGACCTCGACCCGTCCGATGGTCTTCATCCGCTTCTTGCCCTCCTTCTGCTTCTCCAGCAGCTTGCGCTTACGGGTGATGTCGCCGCCGTAGCACTTGGCGAGGACGTCCTTGCGGATCGCCCGGATGTTCTCCCGGGCGATGATCCGGCTGCCGATGGCGGCCTGGATCGGCACCTCGAACTGCTGGCGGGGGATCAGCTCACGCAGCTTGCCCGTCATCGAGACGCCATAGGCGTAGGCCTTGTCCTTGTGCACGATCGCGGAGAAGGCGTCGACCGCCTCGCCCTGCAGCAGGATGTCGACCTTCACCAGGTCCGACAGCGACTCGCCGGCCGGTTCGTAGTCGAGGCTCGCGTAGCCGCGGGTGCGTGACTTCAGCGCGTCGAAGAAGTCGAAGATGATCTCGCCCAGTGGCATCGTGTACTTCAGCTCGACCCGGTCGGCGGACAGGTAGTCCATCCCCTTGAGCACGCCCCGGCGCGACTGGCACAGCTCCATGACGGCGCCGACGAAGTCGGTCGGCAACAGCACCATCGCGTCGACAACCGGCTCGTAGACCTCGGAGATCTTGCCGCCAGGCCAGTCGCTCGGGTTGGTGACGGTGTGCTCGGAGGTGTCCTCCATGACGACCCGGTAGACGACGTTCGGGGCCGTGGAGATCAGCGTCAGGCCGAACTCGCGCTCCAGGCGCTCGCGGACGATCTCCAGGTGCAGCAGCCCGAGGAAGCCACAGCGGAAGCCGAACCCGAGCGCGGCCGAGGTCTCCGGCTCGTAGGTGAGCGCCGCGTCGTTGAGCTGCAGCTTGTCCAGCGCCTCGCGCAGCGCCGGGTACTCGGAGCCGTCCATCGGGTAGAGGCCGGAGTACACCATCGGCAGCGGGTCGCGGTAGCCGCCGAGCGCCTCGGTCGCGGGGCGACGGGCCGAGGTCATCGTGTCGCCGACCCTGGCCTGGCGGACGTCCTTGACTCCAGGGATGACGTAGCCGACCTCGCCGGCCGACAGCGAGGGCCGCGGCACCGGATCGGGCGAGATGACGCCGACCTCGAGGGTCTCGTGGCTGGCGCCGGTGGACATCATCAGGCAGCGGTCGCGGGTGCTCAGCGAGCCGTCGACGACCCGGACGTAGGTGATCACGCCCCGGTAGATGTCGTAGACGCTGTCGAAGATCATCGCCCGGGCGGGGGCGTTCGGGTCGCCTGCGGGCGGCGGAATCCGGCGGCAGACCTCGTTGAGCAGCTCGGGCACGCCGACCCCGGTCTTGCCGGAGACCCGGAGCACGTCCGTGGGCTCGCAGCCGATGATCTGCGCGATCTCCTCGGCGTATTTCTCCGGCTGCGCGGCCGGCAGGTCGATCTTGTTCAGCACCGGGATGATCGTCAGGTCGTTCTCGATCGCGAGGTACAGGTTCGCCAGCGTCTGCGCCTCAATGCCCTGCGCGGCGTCGACCAGCAGGATCGCGCCCTCACAGGCGGCCAGCGAACGGCTCACCTCGTAGGTGAAGTCGACGTGCCCGGGGGTGTCGATCAGATGCAGGACGTAGTCCCGGCCGTCGTCGGCATTCCAGGGCAGCCGGACGTTCTGTGCCTTGATCGTGATCCCGCGCTCGCGCTCGATGTCCATCCGGTCGAGGTACTGCGCGCGCATGTTGCGCGCCTCGACCACGCCCGTCACGCCGAGCATGCGGTCGGCGAGCGTCGACTTGCCATGGTCGATGTGCGCGATGATGCAGAAGTTGCGGATCAACGCCTGGTCGGCACCGGGCGCCTCGACGGCTGGGGACACGCGGGGGAGTCTCGTTTCTCGATGGTGGCATGCGCGGGGCGGGGGTCCGCGGATGCGAACCTGCCCTCCATCGTGCCAGCATTCCCGGCGAGCCAGGTCCGCGCGGCGCGCGGGGGCGCGCTCG contains the following coding sequences:
- the holA gene encoding DNA polymerase III subunit delta; amino-acid sequence: MLGLVPPSIPPLLVIQGDEELLVARAVRDALDAARAVDPELEVVDRAAGEFTDSDVVDLGASSLFGGLRAVVIRAAQELTDELRDALIAYIAHPMDDVVLVVVHNGAVRNRKIVDAMKAAGARSVTVAKITRPRERYDFVVAEVRRAGGRIADSAVAALLDAVGSDLRELASVCEQLVADTGGPLDEAAVHRFHRGRAEASGFAVADAAIGGDLAAALTLLRQALESGTAAVLISSAITGGLRDLARVAGAGGGSKFDLARALGMPDWKVEKAQRSARSWSDDGLARALRAAATADAGVKGGAADPAYALETLIHTVVESRGRSGRAATGVGAR
- the lepA gene encoding translation elongation factor 4, yielding MSPAVEAPGADQALIRNFCIIAHIDHGKSTLADRMLGVTGVVEARNMRAQYLDRMDIERERGITIKAQNVRLPWNADDGRDYVLHLIDTPGHVDFTYEVSRSLAACEGAILLVDAAQGIEAQTLANLYLAIENDLTIIPVLNKIDLPAAQPEKYAEEIAQIIGCEPTDVLRVSGKTGVGVPELLNEVCRRIPPPAGDPNAPARAMIFDSVYDIYRGVITYVRVVDGSLSTRDRCLMMSTGASHETLEVGVISPDPVPRPSLSAGEVGYVIPGVKDVRQARVGDTMTSARRPATEALGGYRDPLPMVYSGLYPMDGSEYPALREALDKLQLNDAALTYEPETSAALGFGFRCGFLGLLHLEIVRERLEREFGLTLISTAPNVVYRVVMEDTSEHTVTNPSDWPGGKISEVYEPVVDAMVLLPTDFVGAVMELCQSRRGVLKGMDYLSADRVELKYTMPLGEIIFDFFDALKSRTRGYASLDYEPAGESLSDLVKVDILLQGEAVDAFSAIVHKDKAYAYGVSMTGKLRELIPRQQFEVPIQAAIGSRIIARENIRAIRKDVLAKCYGGDITRKRKLLEKQKEGKKRMKTIGRVEVPQEAFIAALSNDASKSNRPG